The Rattus rattus isolate New Zealand chromosome 1, Rrattus_CSIRO_v1, whole genome shotgun sequence genome includes a region encoding these proteins:
- the LOC116888260 gene encoding FERM domain-containing protein 3-like isoform X1 gives MAKCLVKIRTQRSLHLQMINHCTSNVFVRLLKHGSKVIPRNAGAPLSEVDASGCMVARSPVKRSRSADSPSKEGDKVKEDPLTISELAYNPSASLHSTRVDDDEVDILFDCPSRFVLEREDTDSFEELEADENTFLMTEEEKVKEARQALSWSYSILTGRIWLNPLVKRCSRFLVVGLGLLLFVFPLLLLLLESGIDISILFKRMNLSSFPMNTTVS, from the exons ATGGCAAAATGCTTGGTCAAGATCAGGACTCAACGAAGCCTCCACTTGCAGATGATAAACCACTGCACCAGTAATGTGTTTGTCCGTCTGCTGAAACATGGCTCCAAGGTCATACCTCGAAATGCTG GTGCCCCATTGTCTGAAGTGGATGCTTCTGGGTGCATGGTTGCAAGATCACCAGTGAAGAGATCTCGGAGTGCAGATTCTCCAAGTAAAGAGGGAGACAAAGTAAAAGAAGACCCCTTGACCATTTCTGAACTAGCATACAATCCCAGCGCCAGCCTGCATTCTACCCGAGTGGATGATGATGAAGTTGACATACTATTTGACTGTCCATCTAGGTTTGTGCTAGAAAGAGAAGACACGGATTCATTTGAGGAACTAGAAGCAGATGAAAATACCTTTTTGATGACggaagaggagaaggtgaaggaagcTCGCCAAGCTTTGTCATGGAGCTATTCCATCCTGACCGGCCGTATCTGGCTCAATCCTCTGGTCAAGCGTTGTTCTAGGTTCCTTGTGGTGGGCCTGGGACTGCTTCTGTTTGTATTTCCCCTACTTCTCCTCCTTTTGGAGTCAGGTATTGATATCTCCATCTTATTCAAAAGAATGAATTTGAGTAGTTTTCCTATGAATACAACTGTCTCCTAA
- the LOC116888260 gene encoding FERM domain-containing protein 3-like isoform X2, translated as MAKCLVKIRTQRSLHLQMINHCTSNVFVRLLKHGSKVIPRNAGAPLSEVDASGCMVARSPVKRSRSADSPSKEGDKVKEDPLTISELAYNPSASLHSTRVDDDEVDILFDCPSRFVLEREDTDSFEELEADENTFLMTEEEKVKEARQALSWSYSILTGRIWLNPLVKRCSRFLVVGLGLLLFVFPLLLLLLESVPVSMP; from the exons ATGGCAAAATGCTTGGTCAAGATCAGGACTCAACGAAGCCTCCACTTGCAGATGATAAACCACTGCACCAGTAATGTGTTTGTCCGTCTGCTGAAACATGGCTCCAAGGTCATACCTCGAAATGCTG GTGCCCCATTGTCTGAAGTGGATGCTTCTGGGTGCATGGTTGCAAGATCACCAGTGAAGAGATCTCGGAGTGCAGATTCTCCAAGTAAAGAGGGAGACAAAGTAAAAGAAGACCCCTTGACCATTTCTGAACTAGCATACAATCCCAGCGCCAGCCTGCATTCTACCCGAGTGGATGATGATGAAGTTGACATACTATTTGACTGTCCATCTAGGTTTGTGCTAGAAAGAGAAGACACGGATTCATTTGAGGAACTAGAAGCAGATGAAAATACCTTTTTGATGACggaagaggagaaggtgaaggaagcTCGCCAAGCTTTGTCATGGAGCTATTCCATCCTGACCGGCCGTATCTGGCTCAATCCTCTGGTCAAGCGTTGTTCTAGGTTCCTTGTGGTGGGCCTGGGACTGCTTCTGTTTGTATTTCCCCTACTTCTCCTCCTTTTGGAGTCAG